The Osmia bicornis bicornis chromosome 9, iOsmBic2.1, whole genome shotgun sequence genome has a segment encoding these proteins:
- the LOC114879315 gene encoding uncharacterized protein LOC114879315 isoform X1 produces MAHYEIDKVMEHTTSKSGEFTLYVNNLPKELNEHGLMQIFNHYGHIKGHFYRPNASWAFITYNTYREAENAIKDLHDVLPLHLKVSFANEKASNIVQFPKRSDLEHFTELNDKDVRNVRYENNLPLQAKGRGKLLDVLKKVEPNSELPTYTYTTDTDLLYPYPVDPYTYNPYENAEPYGNTNTLWTRGQLTITQDGKRHVSLGRGYTMYEIPCPEPEVQNHIHKVHEKRTNGFYEYGKDVLQTAIGNCKKCSRKSKFSCERCQTFYCSKSCQVADWVQHKTECQDIPHLVPLPEHSTPVSRSNEEQTPSRNISRIQMPLRQPKKLMNALTSSKEGINTIAKDEDENNTSVAVSNNSTHDNTLKQIHTNTNGQHDAYQKNEAKEKITTPACNRISTESKQVDGDNKFKTDNKYTQSNSINQPKKSLEKDNDDGNLEKHTKRLQPFGINDVKKIEEDIAFSKHTFLPKSKFTDVRVILKLDREIWIQKVEDDNDLIQLMTELQDEAEKGPKMEPIIGNMYAVQYENVWHRAVVTALNPTKVHYIDYGNDEIVETNDFREINKYKNVPRFCAKLRLSEKANKKYKNVKYEDIIAVKMISVDSNKVINIEVEGENDTSTLDVIPKNASMTDNSTTIKPNDKTPDLQKVPINDNTSSLINELKNVVNTVFVGETGILEIHAELSQNIYSITLLPHSATSDYEKLLNDLPAMCADTIEKSVHRPQIGDLICGQRLDGDWLRGYVLSLESPLKMAIIDEGRMATITKTVPCTEQFSNICAFGAVCKVTDVKYKFNEGDQYEFKVIEQKTDKKPEEIEIEITKEQDKVKAIVKPWIPMPEQKGLQYAELKSGSEVCLTAFRSHNFLFARSLSTPELEHYNYIMQNVAKCAQTSPYLKELPVVGQMVIAQYLDENYYRAIVTKVQDDKVAISYIDFGNAEVVNVKKLKVLNNDLKQMRSCTAKITLKDVPRDIPMTNEVSNYLSSLVGFDVPLICTFDGIPSKDGVYLKNQDGSIINKKVSEMLKPPTKETAEKDKTCYMINDINVVSLGNVGDTVDVLVLVTIEEGYKYAICPLDYYLTNHVYDVMPKLMKAYCESSDYYIPREKELCLALYEDDWYRATCLCRSETLTTSSVFFIDFGNVESVDHKNIRLMPKDFMVPDALASICHIINAGPTDKNGRYSSEVEKKVSEILLPSACIKVKIVECDETAGIYKVELP; encoded by the exons atGGCGCATTATGAAATTGACAAAGTAATGGAACATACAACGTCTAAAAG cGGAGAATTTACATTGTACGTGAATAACCTACCCAAGGAATTAAACGAA CATGGTTTAATGCAAATCTTTAACCACTATGGACATATTAAAGGACATTTTTATCGTCCAAATGCCAGTTGGGCTTTTATTACTTATAATACATATCGTGAGGCTGAAAATGCTATCAAGGATTTACATGATGTATTACCATTACATTTGAAAGTATCATTTGCAAATGAAAAAGCATCTAACATAGTTCAATTTCCAAAAAGATCTGATTTGGAGCATTTTACAGAATTAAATGACAAAGATGTAAGAAATGTTAGATATGAAAACAATTTACC TTTGCAAGCAAAAGGACGGGGCAAGCTTTTAGATGTACTTAAAAAAGTGGAACCAAATTCAGAGTTACCTACATACACATATACAACAGATACTGATTTGTTGTACCCATATCCTGTAGATCCATATACGTATAATCCATATGAAAATGCAGAACCTTATGGAAATACCAATACATTATGGACAag AGGACAATTAACCATTACACAAGATGGAAAGAGACACGTTTCATTAGGCAGAGGTTATACAATGTATGAAATCCCATGTCCTGAGCCTGAAGTTCAGAATCATATTCATAAAGTACATGAAAAACGTACTAAT GGGTTCTATGAATATGGCAAGGATGTGTTACAAACTGCAATTGGGAATTGCAAAAAATGTTCTAGGAAATCAAAATTTAGTTGTGAAAGATGTCAAACTTTTTACTGTAGTAAAAGCTGTCAAGTTGCTGATTGGGTACAACATAAAACTGAATGTCAAGATATTCC acACTTAGTGCCGCTACCAGAGCATTCTACCCCTGTATCACGATCAAATGAAGAGCAGACGCCTTCTAGAAATATCTCCCGCATTCAAATGCCTCTTCGACAACCGAAGAAATTAATGAATGCATTAACATCTTCAAAAGAAGGTATTAATACCATTGCAAAAGATGAAGATGAAAATAACACAAGTGTAGCAGTTTCTAATAACAGTACACATGATAATACGTTGAAGCAAATACATACCAATACGAATGGTCAACATGATGCATATCagaaaaatgaagcaaaagaaaaaataacaacTCCTGCATGTAATAGAATTAGTACTGAATCTAAACAAGTTGATGGcgataataaattcaaaactGATAATAAATATACTCAGTCAAATTCAATCAATCAGCCTAAGAAATCACTTGAAAAAGACAATGATGATGGAAACTTAGAAAAACACACCAAAAGGTTACAACCTTTTGGTATAAATGAtgtgaaaaaaatagaagaagatATAGCTTTTTCCAAACATACATTTTTACCAAAATCTAAATTTACCGATGTAAGGGTAATCTTAAAGTTAGATCGTGAAATTTGGATTCAGAAGGTAGAAGATGACAATGATCTTATACAACTGATGACGGAGTTACAAGATGAAGCAGAAAAAGGTCCCAAAATGGAACCAATAATCGGTAATATGTATGCTGTTCAGTATGAAAATGTTTGGCATAGGGCTGTAGTTACAGCTTTAAATCCTACAAAAGTGCATTACATAGATTACGGTAATGATGAAATTGTAGAAACAAACGATTTtcgtgaaattaataaatataaaaatgttccAAGATTTTGTGCAAAACTTCGTTTATCAGAAAAGgcaaacaaaaaatataaaaacgtCAAATATGAAGATATAATAGCGGTTAAAATGATATCAGTCGATTCgaataaagtaattaatattgaaGTTGAAGGAGAAAACGATACATCAACATTAGATGTAATTCCAAAAAATGCTTCGATGACGGATAATTCAACTACTATAAAACCTAATGATAAAACTCCAGATTTACAAAAAGTTCCTATTAACGATAATACATCAAGCCTTATAAACGAACTGAAAAATGTGGTGAATACCGTGTTTGTTGGAGAAACAGGTATTTTAGAAATTCATGCAGAATTAAGTCAGAATATTTACAGTATTACTTTATTACCACATAGTGCAACATCCGATTATGAGAAACTCTTAAATGACTTACCTGCAATGTGTGCAGACACAATAGAAAAATCAGTTCATAG ACCACAGATAGGAGATTTAATATGTGGGCAAAGGCTTGATGGCGATTGGCTTAGAGGATATGTTTTATCCCTTGAATCTCCATTAAAAATGGCTATAATAGATGAAGGTAGAATGGCAACAATTACGAAAACTGTGCCATGTACTGAACAGTTTTCGAATATTTGCGCATTTGGTGCAGTGTGTAAAGTAACTGATgttaaatacaaatttaat GAAGGTGATCAATATGAATTTAAAGTGATAGAACAAAAAACTGATAAAAAACCGgaggaaatagaaatagaaattactAAAGAGCAAGATAAAGTAAAAGCTATTGTAAAGCCTTGGATACCAATGCCTGAGCAGAAAGGATTACAATATGCTGAATTAAAAAGTGGATCCGAG GTATGTTTAACTGCTTTCCGAAgtcataattttttattcgctCGATCTTTAAGCACTCCAGAATTGGAACATTATAATTACATTATGCAAAATGTTGCAAAGTGTGCTCAAACAT CTCCATACTTAAAAGAATTACCGGTTGTTGGACAAATGGTAATAGCTCAGTATcttgatgaaaattattatcgtGCGATTGTCACTAAAGTACAGGATGATAAAGTTGCAATTTCTTATATTGATTTCGGAAATGCAGAAGTTGTGAACGTAAAGAAACTTAAAGTTTTAAACAATGATTTAAAACAG ATGCGATCTTGCACAGCCAAGATCACTTTAAAAGATGTTCCTCGAGATATTCCTATGACAAATGAAGTGAGCAATTATCTCAGTTCTTTGGTAGGATTTGATGTTCCTTTAATATGTACGTTTGATGGTATACCTTCTAAAGATGGTGTGTATCTTAAAAATCAAGATGgaagtattattaataaaaaagtaagTGAAATGCTCAAACCACCGACAAAGGAGACTGCCGAAAAAG ATAAAACATGTTATATGataaatgatataaatgttGTTAGCTTAGGGAATGTCGGAGACACTGTTGACGTTCTTGTATTAGTTACTATTGAGGAAGGTTATAAATACGCAATATGCCCATTAGATTATTACTTAACAAACCATGTTTACGATGTAATGCCTAAACtg atGAAAGCATATTGTGAATCAAGCGATTACTATATTCCTCGCGAGAAAGAGCTTTGTCTTGCTCTTTATGAAGATGACTGGTATCGTGCAACTTGCCTCTGTCGTAGTGAAACGCTTACAACAAGTTCTGTTTTCTTTATCGACTTTGGTAATGTTGAAAGTGTTGATCATAAAAATATACGTCTTATGCCAAAAGATTTTATGGTCCCTGATGCACTTGCAAGTATTTGTCATATTATTA ATGCAGGACCGACTGACAAAAATGGCCGATATTCTTCCGAAGTAGAGAAAAAAGTCTCTGAAATATTACTTCCTTCTGCTTGTATTAAAGTAAAAATTGTTGAATGTGATGAAACAGCTGGTATATATAAGGTGGAGTTACCATGA
- the LOC114879315 gene encoding uncharacterized protein LOC114879315 isoform X2 — MQGLMEHTTSKSGEFTLYVNNLPKELNEHGLMQIFNHYGHIKGHFYRPNASWAFITYNTYREAENAIKDLHDVLPLHLKVSFANEKASNIVQFPKRSDLEHFTELNDKDVRNVRYENNLPLQAKGRGKLLDVLKKVEPNSELPTYTYTTDTDLLYPYPVDPYTYNPYENAEPYGNTNTLWTRGQLTITQDGKRHVSLGRGYTMYEIPCPEPEVQNHIHKVHEKRTNGFYEYGKDVLQTAIGNCKKCSRKSKFSCERCQTFYCSKSCQVADWVQHKTECQDIPHLVPLPEHSTPVSRSNEEQTPSRNISRIQMPLRQPKKLMNALTSSKEGINTIAKDEDENNTSVAVSNNSTHDNTLKQIHTNTNGQHDAYQKNEAKEKITTPACNRISTESKQVDGDNKFKTDNKYTQSNSINQPKKSLEKDNDDGNLEKHTKRLQPFGINDVKKIEEDIAFSKHTFLPKSKFTDVRVILKLDREIWIQKVEDDNDLIQLMTELQDEAEKGPKMEPIIGNMYAVQYENVWHRAVVTALNPTKVHYIDYGNDEIVETNDFREINKYKNVPRFCAKLRLSEKANKKYKNVKYEDIIAVKMISVDSNKVINIEVEGENDTSTLDVIPKNASMTDNSTTIKPNDKTPDLQKVPINDNTSSLINELKNVVNTVFVGETGILEIHAELSQNIYSITLLPHSATSDYEKLLNDLPAMCADTIEKSVHRPQIGDLICGQRLDGDWLRGYVLSLESPLKMAIIDEGRMATITKTVPCTEQFSNICAFGAVCKVTDVKYKFNEGDQYEFKVIEQKTDKKPEEIEIEITKEQDKVKAIVKPWIPMPEQKGLQYAELKSGSEVCLTAFRSHNFLFARSLSTPELEHYNYIMQNVAKCAQTSPYLKELPVVGQMVIAQYLDENYYRAIVTKVQDDKVAISYIDFGNAEVVNVKKLKVLNNDLKQMRSCTAKITLKDVPRDIPMTNEVSNYLSSLVGFDVPLICTFDGIPSKDGVYLKNQDGSIINKKVSEMLKPPTKETAEKDKTCYMINDINVVSLGNVGDTVDVLVLVTIEEGYKYAICPLDYYLTNHVYDVMPKLMKAYCESSDYYIPREKELCLALYEDDWYRATCLCRSETLTTSSVFFIDFGNVESVDHKNIRLMPKDFMVPDALASICHIINAGPTDKNGRYSSEVEKKVSEILLPSACIKVKIVECDETAGIYKVELP; from the exons atgcagggat TAATGGAACATACAACGTCTAAAAG cGGAGAATTTACATTGTACGTGAATAACCTACCCAAGGAATTAAACGAA CATGGTTTAATGCAAATCTTTAACCACTATGGACATATTAAAGGACATTTTTATCGTCCAAATGCCAGTTGGGCTTTTATTACTTATAATACATATCGTGAGGCTGAAAATGCTATCAAGGATTTACATGATGTATTACCATTACATTTGAAAGTATCATTTGCAAATGAAAAAGCATCTAACATAGTTCAATTTCCAAAAAGATCTGATTTGGAGCATTTTACAGAATTAAATGACAAAGATGTAAGAAATGTTAGATATGAAAACAATTTACC TTTGCAAGCAAAAGGACGGGGCAAGCTTTTAGATGTACTTAAAAAAGTGGAACCAAATTCAGAGTTACCTACATACACATATACAACAGATACTGATTTGTTGTACCCATATCCTGTAGATCCATATACGTATAATCCATATGAAAATGCAGAACCTTATGGAAATACCAATACATTATGGACAag AGGACAATTAACCATTACACAAGATGGAAAGAGACACGTTTCATTAGGCAGAGGTTATACAATGTATGAAATCCCATGTCCTGAGCCTGAAGTTCAGAATCATATTCATAAAGTACATGAAAAACGTACTAAT GGGTTCTATGAATATGGCAAGGATGTGTTACAAACTGCAATTGGGAATTGCAAAAAATGTTCTAGGAAATCAAAATTTAGTTGTGAAAGATGTCAAACTTTTTACTGTAGTAAAAGCTGTCAAGTTGCTGATTGGGTACAACATAAAACTGAATGTCAAGATATTCC acACTTAGTGCCGCTACCAGAGCATTCTACCCCTGTATCACGATCAAATGAAGAGCAGACGCCTTCTAGAAATATCTCCCGCATTCAAATGCCTCTTCGACAACCGAAGAAATTAATGAATGCATTAACATCTTCAAAAGAAGGTATTAATACCATTGCAAAAGATGAAGATGAAAATAACACAAGTGTAGCAGTTTCTAATAACAGTACACATGATAATACGTTGAAGCAAATACATACCAATACGAATGGTCAACATGATGCATATCagaaaaatgaagcaaaagaaaaaataacaacTCCTGCATGTAATAGAATTAGTACTGAATCTAAACAAGTTGATGGcgataataaattcaaaactGATAATAAATATACTCAGTCAAATTCAATCAATCAGCCTAAGAAATCACTTGAAAAAGACAATGATGATGGAAACTTAGAAAAACACACCAAAAGGTTACAACCTTTTGGTATAAATGAtgtgaaaaaaatagaagaagatATAGCTTTTTCCAAACATACATTTTTACCAAAATCTAAATTTACCGATGTAAGGGTAATCTTAAAGTTAGATCGTGAAATTTGGATTCAGAAGGTAGAAGATGACAATGATCTTATACAACTGATGACGGAGTTACAAGATGAAGCAGAAAAAGGTCCCAAAATGGAACCAATAATCGGTAATATGTATGCTGTTCAGTATGAAAATGTTTGGCATAGGGCTGTAGTTACAGCTTTAAATCCTACAAAAGTGCATTACATAGATTACGGTAATGATGAAATTGTAGAAACAAACGATTTtcgtgaaattaataaatataaaaatgttccAAGATTTTGTGCAAAACTTCGTTTATCAGAAAAGgcaaacaaaaaatataaaaacgtCAAATATGAAGATATAATAGCGGTTAAAATGATATCAGTCGATTCgaataaagtaattaatattgaaGTTGAAGGAGAAAACGATACATCAACATTAGATGTAATTCCAAAAAATGCTTCGATGACGGATAATTCAACTACTATAAAACCTAATGATAAAACTCCAGATTTACAAAAAGTTCCTATTAACGATAATACATCAAGCCTTATAAACGAACTGAAAAATGTGGTGAATACCGTGTTTGTTGGAGAAACAGGTATTTTAGAAATTCATGCAGAATTAAGTCAGAATATTTACAGTATTACTTTATTACCACATAGTGCAACATCCGATTATGAGAAACTCTTAAATGACTTACCTGCAATGTGTGCAGACACAATAGAAAAATCAGTTCATAG ACCACAGATAGGAGATTTAATATGTGGGCAAAGGCTTGATGGCGATTGGCTTAGAGGATATGTTTTATCCCTTGAATCTCCATTAAAAATGGCTATAATAGATGAAGGTAGAATGGCAACAATTACGAAAACTGTGCCATGTACTGAACAGTTTTCGAATATTTGCGCATTTGGTGCAGTGTGTAAAGTAACTGATgttaaatacaaatttaat GAAGGTGATCAATATGAATTTAAAGTGATAGAACAAAAAACTGATAAAAAACCGgaggaaatagaaatagaaattactAAAGAGCAAGATAAAGTAAAAGCTATTGTAAAGCCTTGGATACCAATGCCTGAGCAGAAAGGATTACAATATGCTGAATTAAAAAGTGGATCCGAG GTATGTTTAACTGCTTTCCGAAgtcataattttttattcgctCGATCTTTAAGCACTCCAGAATTGGAACATTATAATTACATTATGCAAAATGTTGCAAAGTGTGCTCAAACAT CTCCATACTTAAAAGAATTACCGGTTGTTGGACAAATGGTAATAGCTCAGTATcttgatgaaaattattatcgtGCGATTGTCACTAAAGTACAGGATGATAAAGTTGCAATTTCTTATATTGATTTCGGAAATGCAGAAGTTGTGAACGTAAAGAAACTTAAAGTTTTAAACAATGATTTAAAACAG ATGCGATCTTGCACAGCCAAGATCACTTTAAAAGATGTTCCTCGAGATATTCCTATGACAAATGAAGTGAGCAATTATCTCAGTTCTTTGGTAGGATTTGATGTTCCTTTAATATGTACGTTTGATGGTATACCTTCTAAAGATGGTGTGTATCTTAAAAATCAAGATGgaagtattattaataaaaaagtaagTGAAATGCTCAAACCACCGACAAAGGAGACTGCCGAAAAAG ATAAAACATGTTATATGataaatgatataaatgttGTTAGCTTAGGGAATGTCGGAGACACTGTTGACGTTCTTGTATTAGTTACTATTGAGGAAGGTTATAAATACGCAATATGCCCATTAGATTATTACTTAACAAACCATGTTTACGATGTAATGCCTAAACtg atGAAAGCATATTGTGAATCAAGCGATTACTATATTCCTCGCGAGAAAGAGCTTTGTCTTGCTCTTTATGAAGATGACTGGTATCGTGCAACTTGCCTCTGTCGTAGTGAAACGCTTACAACAAGTTCTGTTTTCTTTATCGACTTTGGTAATGTTGAAAGTGTTGATCATAAAAATATACGTCTTATGCCAAAAGATTTTATGGTCCCTGATGCACTTGCAAGTATTTGTCATATTATTA ATGCAGGACCGACTGACAAAAATGGCCGATATTCTTCCGAAGTAGAGAAAAAAGTCTCTGAAATATTACTTCCTTCTGCTTGTATTAAAGTAAAAATTGTTGAATGTGATGAAACAGCTGGTATATATAAGGTGGAGTTACCATGA
- the LOC114879315 gene encoding uncharacterized protein LOC114879315 isoform X3 — protein sequence MEHTTSKSGEFTLYVNNLPKELNEHGLMQIFNHYGHIKGHFYRPNASWAFITYNTYREAENAIKDLHDVLPLHLKVSFANEKASNIVQFPKRSDLEHFTELNDKDVRNVRYENNLPLQAKGRGKLLDVLKKVEPNSELPTYTYTTDTDLLYPYPVDPYTYNPYENAEPYGNTNTLWTRGQLTITQDGKRHVSLGRGYTMYEIPCPEPEVQNHIHKVHEKRTNGFYEYGKDVLQTAIGNCKKCSRKSKFSCERCQTFYCSKSCQVADWVQHKTECQDIPHLVPLPEHSTPVSRSNEEQTPSRNISRIQMPLRQPKKLMNALTSSKEGINTIAKDEDENNTSVAVSNNSTHDNTLKQIHTNTNGQHDAYQKNEAKEKITTPACNRISTESKQVDGDNKFKTDNKYTQSNSINQPKKSLEKDNDDGNLEKHTKRLQPFGINDVKKIEEDIAFSKHTFLPKSKFTDVRVILKLDREIWIQKVEDDNDLIQLMTELQDEAEKGPKMEPIIGNMYAVQYENVWHRAVVTALNPTKVHYIDYGNDEIVETNDFREINKYKNVPRFCAKLRLSEKANKKYKNVKYEDIIAVKMISVDSNKVINIEVEGENDTSTLDVIPKNASMTDNSTTIKPNDKTPDLQKVPINDNTSSLINELKNVVNTVFVGETGILEIHAELSQNIYSITLLPHSATSDYEKLLNDLPAMCADTIEKSVHRPQIGDLICGQRLDGDWLRGYVLSLESPLKMAIIDEGRMATITKTVPCTEQFSNICAFGAVCKVTDVKYKFNEGDQYEFKVIEQKTDKKPEEIEIEITKEQDKVKAIVKPWIPMPEQKGLQYAELKSGSEVCLTAFRSHNFLFARSLSTPELEHYNYIMQNVAKCAQTSPYLKELPVVGQMVIAQYLDENYYRAIVTKVQDDKVAISYIDFGNAEVVNVKKLKVLNNDLKQMRSCTAKITLKDVPRDIPMTNEVSNYLSSLVGFDVPLICTFDGIPSKDGVYLKNQDGSIINKKVSEMLKPPTKETAEKDKTCYMINDINVVSLGNVGDTVDVLVLVTIEEGYKYAICPLDYYLTNHVYDVMPKLMKAYCESSDYYIPREKELCLALYEDDWYRATCLCRSETLTTSSVFFIDFGNVESVDHKNIRLMPKDFMVPDALASICHIINAGPTDKNGRYSSEVEKKVSEILLPSACIKVKIVECDETAGIYKVELP from the exons ATGGAACATACAACGTCTAAAAG cGGAGAATTTACATTGTACGTGAATAACCTACCCAAGGAATTAAACGAA CATGGTTTAATGCAAATCTTTAACCACTATGGACATATTAAAGGACATTTTTATCGTCCAAATGCCAGTTGGGCTTTTATTACTTATAATACATATCGTGAGGCTGAAAATGCTATCAAGGATTTACATGATGTATTACCATTACATTTGAAAGTATCATTTGCAAATGAAAAAGCATCTAACATAGTTCAATTTCCAAAAAGATCTGATTTGGAGCATTTTACAGAATTAAATGACAAAGATGTAAGAAATGTTAGATATGAAAACAATTTACC TTTGCAAGCAAAAGGACGGGGCAAGCTTTTAGATGTACTTAAAAAAGTGGAACCAAATTCAGAGTTACCTACATACACATATACAACAGATACTGATTTGTTGTACCCATATCCTGTAGATCCATATACGTATAATCCATATGAAAATGCAGAACCTTATGGAAATACCAATACATTATGGACAag AGGACAATTAACCATTACACAAGATGGAAAGAGACACGTTTCATTAGGCAGAGGTTATACAATGTATGAAATCCCATGTCCTGAGCCTGAAGTTCAGAATCATATTCATAAAGTACATGAAAAACGTACTAAT GGGTTCTATGAATATGGCAAGGATGTGTTACAAACTGCAATTGGGAATTGCAAAAAATGTTCTAGGAAATCAAAATTTAGTTGTGAAAGATGTCAAACTTTTTACTGTAGTAAAAGCTGTCAAGTTGCTGATTGGGTACAACATAAAACTGAATGTCAAGATATTCC acACTTAGTGCCGCTACCAGAGCATTCTACCCCTGTATCACGATCAAATGAAGAGCAGACGCCTTCTAGAAATATCTCCCGCATTCAAATGCCTCTTCGACAACCGAAGAAATTAATGAATGCATTAACATCTTCAAAAGAAGGTATTAATACCATTGCAAAAGATGAAGATGAAAATAACACAAGTGTAGCAGTTTCTAATAACAGTACACATGATAATACGTTGAAGCAAATACATACCAATACGAATGGTCAACATGATGCATATCagaaaaatgaagcaaaagaaaaaataacaacTCCTGCATGTAATAGAATTAGTACTGAATCTAAACAAGTTGATGGcgataataaattcaaaactGATAATAAATATACTCAGTCAAATTCAATCAATCAGCCTAAGAAATCACTTGAAAAAGACAATGATGATGGAAACTTAGAAAAACACACCAAAAGGTTACAACCTTTTGGTATAAATGAtgtgaaaaaaatagaagaagatATAGCTTTTTCCAAACATACATTTTTACCAAAATCTAAATTTACCGATGTAAGGGTAATCTTAAAGTTAGATCGTGAAATTTGGATTCAGAAGGTAGAAGATGACAATGATCTTATACAACTGATGACGGAGTTACAAGATGAAGCAGAAAAAGGTCCCAAAATGGAACCAATAATCGGTAATATGTATGCTGTTCAGTATGAAAATGTTTGGCATAGGGCTGTAGTTACAGCTTTAAATCCTACAAAAGTGCATTACATAGATTACGGTAATGATGAAATTGTAGAAACAAACGATTTtcgtgaaattaataaatataaaaatgttccAAGATTTTGTGCAAAACTTCGTTTATCAGAAAAGgcaaacaaaaaatataaaaacgtCAAATATGAAGATATAATAGCGGTTAAAATGATATCAGTCGATTCgaataaagtaattaatattgaaGTTGAAGGAGAAAACGATACATCAACATTAGATGTAATTCCAAAAAATGCTTCGATGACGGATAATTCAACTACTATAAAACCTAATGATAAAACTCCAGATTTACAAAAAGTTCCTATTAACGATAATACATCAAGCCTTATAAACGAACTGAAAAATGTGGTGAATACCGTGTTTGTTGGAGAAACAGGTATTTTAGAAATTCATGCAGAATTAAGTCAGAATATTTACAGTATTACTTTATTACCACATAGTGCAACATCCGATTATGAGAAACTCTTAAATGACTTACCTGCAATGTGTGCAGACACAATAGAAAAATCAGTTCATAG ACCACAGATAGGAGATTTAATATGTGGGCAAAGGCTTGATGGCGATTGGCTTAGAGGATATGTTTTATCCCTTGAATCTCCATTAAAAATGGCTATAATAGATGAAGGTAGAATGGCAACAATTACGAAAACTGTGCCATGTACTGAACAGTTTTCGAATATTTGCGCATTTGGTGCAGTGTGTAAAGTAACTGATgttaaatacaaatttaat GAAGGTGATCAATATGAATTTAAAGTGATAGAACAAAAAACTGATAAAAAACCGgaggaaatagaaatagaaattactAAAGAGCAAGATAAAGTAAAAGCTATTGTAAAGCCTTGGATACCAATGCCTGAGCAGAAAGGATTACAATATGCTGAATTAAAAAGTGGATCCGAG GTATGTTTAACTGCTTTCCGAAgtcataattttttattcgctCGATCTTTAAGCACTCCAGAATTGGAACATTATAATTACATTATGCAAAATGTTGCAAAGTGTGCTCAAACAT CTCCATACTTAAAAGAATTACCGGTTGTTGGACAAATGGTAATAGCTCAGTATcttgatgaaaattattatcgtGCGATTGTCACTAAAGTACAGGATGATAAAGTTGCAATTTCTTATATTGATTTCGGAAATGCAGAAGTTGTGAACGTAAAGAAACTTAAAGTTTTAAACAATGATTTAAAACAG ATGCGATCTTGCACAGCCAAGATCACTTTAAAAGATGTTCCTCGAGATATTCCTATGACAAATGAAGTGAGCAATTATCTCAGTTCTTTGGTAGGATTTGATGTTCCTTTAATATGTACGTTTGATGGTATACCTTCTAAAGATGGTGTGTATCTTAAAAATCAAGATGgaagtattattaataaaaaagtaagTGAAATGCTCAAACCACCGACAAAGGAGACTGCCGAAAAAG ATAAAACATGTTATATGataaatgatataaatgttGTTAGCTTAGGGAATGTCGGAGACACTGTTGACGTTCTTGTATTAGTTACTATTGAGGAAGGTTATAAATACGCAATATGCCCATTAGATTATTACTTAACAAACCATGTTTACGATGTAATGCCTAAACtg atGAAAGCATATTGTGAATCAAGCGATTACTATATTCCTCGCGAGAAAGAGCTTTGTCTTGCTCTTTATGAAGATGACTGGTATCGTGCAACTTGCCTCTGTCGTAGTGAAACGCTTACAACAAGTTCTGTTTTCTTTATCGACTTTGGTAATGTTGAAAGTGTTGATCATAAAAATATACGTCTTATGCCAAAAGATTTTATGGTCCCTGATGCACTTGCAAGTATTTGTCATATTATTA ATGCAGGACCGACTGACAAAAATGGCCGATATTCTTCCGAAGTAGAGAAAAAAGTCTCTGAAATATTACTTCCTTCTGCTTGTATTAAAGTAAAAATTGTTGAATGTGATGAAACAGCTGGTATATATAAGGTGGAGTTACCATGA